A genomic region of Bactrocera dorsalis isolate Fly_Bdor chromosome 3, ASM2337382v1, whole genome shotgun sequence contains the following coding sequences:
- the LOC105222119 gene encoding coiled-coil domain-containing protein 93 isoform X2 has translation MASNRDIFSKHLPNVKLATRIDAEGREVQVERREDVDATVKELETFDMLVAAGYYRARIKGLSPFDKVVGGMTWCIECCDYDVDVDLLFHENLTIGQKIALVEKIVSVLPQMKCPFQIEPHQIQGLEFLSIHPVIQWLVKKSVENRAERAQRLKKFAIGQFHNHYQYKTDKEQLAKIRNASAHIKRIQELYNPVRAYQRKDAGNEDEKTRVRMTLLEYGCATAPSTSNETRSGATDEHITCSPTHRLDASERSAMHRHYTELQQEMETDAKQLSEHSQIKMLEASKVALERKVQSNLEENKEIEAELKKQKQQLQQYVERKQELQAEIEQYKAIEAKADPELVTKVHDMLKQHDQLKKEEAEFKEFCRQDLANLQKEIDELEAFNAQTPEEQEAAISKEKAQIQELKLQIAKKNRSIVVMQRRLDAIPDRTELTQYQRRFHELHNEMSAKHIETKQYYTLFNTLNDKKRYLEKELSLLNSICEAYNEGMTSVQGREEFIKQFEAIVTGVKQTEQKVRQKYNEECARRDALNADLQSLLELQRQYAAAVKQLTKECQRCEQLQQHLKSIRQK, from the exons ATGGCGTCCAATCGTGATATATTCTCGAAACATTTGCCAAACGTGAAATTGGCCACACGTATCGATGCCGAAGGACGTGAAGTTCAA GTGGAGAGACGAGAAGATGTAGACGCTACAGTAAAGGAGCTCGAAACATTTGATATGCTCGTTGCGGCTGGCTATTATCGGGCACGTATCAAAGGTTTATCGCCCTTTGATAAAGTTGTCGGTGGTATGACTTGGTGCATCGAATGCTGTGATTACGATGTTGACGTGGATTTATTGTTTCACGAAAATTTAACAATAGGCCAAAAAAT CGCACTCGTTGAAAAAATTGTGTCTGTCTTGCCACAAATGAAGTGCCCTTTTCAGATAGAACCACATCAAATACAAGGACTCGAATTTCTTAGCATACATCCTGTTATACAATGGCTGGTTAAAAAATCA GTTGAAAACCGTGCTGAACGTGCACAGCGACTGAAAAAGTTTGCCATAGGGCAATTCCACAATCACTACCAATATAAAACGGATAAAGAGCAGCTGGCGAAGATACGAAATGCTTCAGCGCATATTAAGCGCATTCAA GAACTCTATAATCCTGTGCGGGCATATCAACGCAAGGATGCGGGGAATGAAGATGAGAAAACGCGTGTGCGCATGACTTTGCTAGAGTACGGTTGTGCGACTGCGCCGAGTACGAGCAATGAAACCCGTTCTGGTGCGACCGATGAG CATATCACATGCTCACCAACACATCGCTTGGATGCCAGCGAACGCAGCGCCATGCATAGGCACTACACTGAACTGCAACAGGAAATGGAAACGGATGCCAAACAATTATCGGAACACAGTCAAATTAAAATGCTCGAAGCTTCGAAAGTCGCATTAGAACGCAAGGTTCAAAGTAATCTCGAGGAGAATAAAGAAATAGAGGCGGAActaaaaaagcaaaagcaacaactgcaacaatacGTCGAACGAAAACAGGAATTGCAAGCTGAAATCGAACAGTACAAAGCAATTGAAGCAAAAGCGGATCCAGA GCTTGTTACTAAAGTGCACGATATGTTGAAGCAACATGACCAACTAAAGAAGGAGGAGGCGGAATTCAAAGAATTCTGTCGGCAAGATTTGGCCAATTTGCAAAAGGAGATTGA CGAACTGGAAGCTTTCAATGCACAAACACCGGAGGAACAAGAAGCTGCCATCTCAAAGGAGAAAGCACAAATACAGGAATTGAAGCTGCAGATAGCCAAAAAGAATCGTAGCATTGTGGTCATGCAGCGACGTTTAGATGCCATACCCGATCGCACGGAGCTAACACAGTACCAGCGACGGTTTCATGAGCTACACAATGAAA TGAGTGCCAAACACATAGAGACGAAGCAATACTACACGCTCTTCAACACGCTGAACGACAAGAAACGTTATCTCGAAAAGGAACTCTCACTACTCAATTCCATATGCGAAGCATACAACGAGGGCATGACCAGCGTACAGGGTCGTGAAGAGTTCATCAAACAGTTTGAAGCGATTGTGACCGGTGTGAAGCAAACCGAACAAAAGGTGCGTCAGAAGTACAACGAGGAATGTGCGCGGCGCGATGCGCTCAACGCGGACCTACAAAGCCTACTCGAGCTGCAGCGTCAGTATGCGGCCGCTGTGAAACAGCTGACCAAGGAGTGCCAACGTTGCGAGCAATTGCAGCAGCATTTAAAGTCAATTCGGCAAAAGTAG
- the LOC105222119 gene encoding coiled-coil domain-containing protein 93 isoform X1 — translation MASNRDIFSKHLPNVKLATRIDAEGREVQVERREDVDATVKELETFDMLVAAGYYRARIKGLSPFDKVVGGMTWCIECCDYDVDVDLLFHENLTIGQKIALVEKIVSVLPQMKCPFQIEPHQIQGLEFLSIHPVIQWLVKKSVENRAERAQRLKKFAIGQFHNHYQYKTDKEQLAKIRNASAHIKRIQELYNPVRAYQRKDAGNEDEKTRVRMTLLEYGCATAPSTSNETRSGATDELDVHKLLKNLSLTKEHITCSPTHRLDASERSAMHRHYTELQQEMETDAKQLSEHSQIKMLEASKVALERKVQSNLEENKEIEAELKKQKQQLQQYVERKQELQAEIEQYKAIEAKADPELVTKVHDMLKQHDQLKKEEAEFKEFCRQDLANLQKEIDELEAFNAQTPEEQEAAISKEKAQIQELKLQIAKKNRSIVVMQRRLDAIPDRTELTQYQRRFHELHNEMSAKHIETKQYYTLFNTLNDKKRYLEKELSLLNSICEAYNEGMTSVQGREEFIKQFEAIVTGVKQTEQKVRQKYNEECARRDALNADLQSLLELQRQYAAAVKQLTKECQRCEQLQQHLKSIRQK, via the exons ATGGCGTCCAATCGTGATATATTCTCGAAACATTTGCCAAACGTGAAATTGGCCACACGTATCGATGCCGAAGGACGTGAAGTTCAA GTGGAGAGACGAGAAGATGTAGACGCTACAGTAAAGGAGCTCGAAACATTTGATATGCTCGTTGCGGCTGGCTATTATCGGGCACGTATCAAAGGTTTATCGCCCTTTGATAAAGTTGTCGGTGGTATGACTTGGTGCATCGAATGCTGTGATTACGATGTTGACGTGGATTTATTGTTTCACGAAAATTTAACAATAGGCCAAAAAAT CGCACTCGTTGAAAAAATTGTGTCTGTCTTGCCACAAATGAAGTGCCCTTTTCAGATAGAACCACATCAAATACAAGGACTCGAATTTCTTAGCATACATCCTGTTATACAATGGCTGGTTAAAAAATCA GTTGAAAACCGTGCTGAACGTGCACAGCGACTGAAAAAGTTTGCCATAGGGCAATTCCACAATCACTACCAATATAAAACGGATAAAGAGCAGCTGGCGAAGATACGAAATGCTTCAGCGCATATTAAGCGCATTCAA GAACTCTATAATCCTGTGCGGGCATATCAACGCAAGGATGCGGGGAATGAAGATGAGAAAACGCGTGTGCGCATGACTTTGCTAGAGTACGGTTGTGCGACTGCGCCGAGTACGAGCAATGAAACCCGTTCTGGTGCGACCGATGAG CTTGATGTGCACAAATTGCTAAAAAATCTTTCCTTAACAAAAGAG CATATCACATGCTCACCAACACATCGCTTGGATGCCAGCGAACGCAGCGCCATGCATAGGCACTACACTGAACTGCAACAGGAAATGGAAACGGATGCCAAACAATTATCGGAACACAGTCAAATTAAAATGCTCGAAGCTTCGAAAGTCGCATTAGAACGCAAGGTTCAAAGTAATCTCGAGGAGAATAAAGAAATAGAGGCGGAActaaaaaagcaaaagcaacaactgcaacaatacGTCGAACGAAAACAGGAATTGCAAGCTGAAATCGAACAGTACAAAGCAATTGAAGCAAAAGCGGATCCAGA GCTTGTTACTAAAGTGCACGATATGTTGAAGCAACATGACCAACTAAAGAAGGAGGAGGCGGAATTCAAAGAATTCTGTCGGCAAGATTTGGCCAATTTGCAAAAGGAGATTGA CGAACTGGAAGCTTTCAATGCACAAACACCGGAGGAACAAGAAGCTGCCATCTCAAAGGAGAAAGCACAAATACAGGAATTGAAGCTGCAGATAGCCAAAAAGAATCGTAGCATTGTGGTCATGCAGCGACGTTTAGATGCCATACCCGATCGCACGGAGCTAACACAGTACCAGCGACGGTTTCATGAGCTACACAATGAAA TGAGTGCCAAACACATAGAGACGAAGCAATACTACACGCTCTTCAACACGCTGAACGACAAGAAACGTTATCTCGAAAAGGAACTCTCACTACTCAATTCCATATGCGAAGCATACAACGAGGGCATGACCAGCGTACAGGGTCGTGAAGAGTTCATCAAACAGTTTGAAGCGATTGTGACCGGTGTGAAGCAAACCGAACAAAAGGTGCGTCAGAAGTACAACGAGGAATGTGCGCGGCGCGATGCGCTCAACGCGGACCTACAAAGCCTACTCGAGCTGCAGCGTCAGTATGCGGCCGCTGTGAAACAGCTGACCAAGGAGTGCCAACGTTGCGAGCAATTGCAGCAGCATTTAAAGTCAATTCGGCAAAAGTAG
- the LOC105222118 gene encoding protein arginine N-methyltransferase 5 translates to MPYICLLQEGNESLPKLLEKAQQNGYAVIAAHINTAEIPYEYQEAPMCDKQAEFTYPDLVFPSDHWNGKVINVLSDTIDCDAEDLVVRRNAEEVLKRDISWAEHLQYGGYTMLRLRSERNLNMARIASSNVKGLLLVQVPLYNSKEAQATWRRDIDDEELERIGEQDTWHWWNNFRWAADFNPKIKVVLELSESDRPSLEVVRRWLGEPVEAIIVPSTMFICNRQNYPVLPKAWQEILSYFMRARINVIISSDVHDNSLKLYAEYMLRFQEIHADTHELQAFEDVLEEPLQPLYDNLDCYTYEVFEKDPAKYKLYQDAIEQALLDRVADSEKKHKLTVIMVLGAGRGPLVRSALNAAENTGRKVRVYIIEKNPNAIRTLTAIAKKLWSHKDVHIFSKDMREFSPPEPADILVSELLGSFGDNELSPECLDCAQKLLKVDGISIPCKSTSYINPIMSSKLLNGVRQVLRHETHGRQKQATYHTHAESGFVVLLKNIFNIGLPQALFEFVHPNPQKPIDNSRFKALRFEVTIDCVLTGIAGYFDTTLYKDIQLSINPQTHTPGMFSWFPMYFPFAEPMDVKKGQTIEIHFWRCVTKQKIWYEWCLASPFRTHIHNHGGRSCPIYCT, encoded by the exons ATGCCTTACATTTGTTTGCTACAAGAAGGCAATGAAAGCCTGCCAAAACTTTTGGAGAAAGCGCAACAAAATGGTTATGCGGTTATTGCTGCACATATAAACACCGCCGAAATTCCATACGAATACCAGGAGGCGCCCATGTGTGACAAACAGGCGGAGTTCACATATCCAGACTTAGTATTCCCTTCCGATCATTGGAATGGAAAAGTAATAAATGTACTCTCAGACACCATAGACTGTGATGCTGAAGATTTGGTTGTGCGCCGTAATGCTGAAGAAGTGTTAAAACGTGATATTTCATGGGCGGAACATTTACAATATGGTGGTTATACAATGTTACGCTTAAGATCCGAACGAAATCTTAATATGGCACGCATTGCATCAAGCAATGTCAAGG GACTGCTGCTCGTACAAGTACCTTTGTATAATTCAAAGGAGGCCCAAGCTACTTGGCGACGTGATATTGATGATGAAGAATTGGAACGTATTGGTGAACAAGATACATGGCATTGGTGGAACAACTTTAGATGGGCGGCCGATTTTAATCCTAAAATTAAGGTTGTGCTCGAACTAAGCGAAAGTGACCGACCATCCTTAGAAGTAGTGCGACGTTGGTTGGGAGAGCCAGTCGAAGCAATTATAGTGCCCTCAACCATGTTCATTTGTAATCGGCAAAATTATCCCGTACTGCCAAAAGCGTGGCAAGAgattttatcatattttatgCGTGCACGCATTAATGTTATTATTTCTTCCGATGTACATGATAACAGTCTGAAACTATACGCGGAGTACATGCTACGTTTCCAAGAAATACACGCAGATACACACGAGTTGCAAGC TTTCGAAGATGTGCTGGAAGAGCCACTACAACCTTTATATGACAATTTGGACTGCTATACGTATGAGGTATTCGAAAAGGATCCGGCTAAATATAAGCTTTACCAAGACGCTATCGAACAGGCGCTACTTGATCGCGTTGCCGATTCGGAAAAGAAACACAAATTG ACAGTTATTATGGTGCTTGGAGCAGGCCGTGGTCCACTTGTGCGTTCAGCACTGAATGCAGCAGAAAATACAGGGCGCAAAGTGCGCGTCTACATTATAGAGAAAAATCCCAATGCAATACGCACACTTACGGCCATAGCGAAAAAATTATGGAGCCATAaag ATGTACATATCTTCTCCAAGGATATGCGTGAATTCTCGCCACCCGAACCAGCCGATATTCTAGTCTCCGAGCTATTGGGCTCATTTGGTGATAATGAGCTATCCCCAGAGTGCTTAGATTGTGCACAAAAGTTATTAAAAGTCGATGGCATAAGCATTCCCTGTAAATCTACCTCATACATAAACCCGATAATGTCCTCGAAACTGCTGAATGGTGTACGCCAAGTATTGCGTCACGAGACGCACGGCCGTCAAAAGCAAGCCACCTACCATACACATGCTGAAAGCGGTTTTGTTGtgttacttaaaaatattttcaatatcggTTTGCCACAAGCGTTATTTGAATTCGTGCATCCTAATCCGCAGAAGCCCATTGACAATAGCCGCTTTAAAGCTTTACGCTTCGAAGTGACAATAGATTGTGTGCTCACGGGCATTGCGGGCTACTTCGACACAACGCTCTATAAGGATATTCAGTTGAGCATTAATCCGCAAACGCATACGCCTGGCATGTTTTCGTGGTTTCCAATGTACTTCCCCTTCGCG GAACCCATGGATGTGAAGAAAGGCCAAACGATTGAAATTCATTTTTGGCGTTGTGTTACAAAACAGAAAATCTGGTATGAATGGTGTTTGGCTTCACCATTTCGCACCCATATACACAATCACGGCGGCCGTTCGTGCCCCATCTACTGTACATAG